One Arachis hypogaea cultivar Tifrunner chromosome 2, arahy.Tifrunner.gnm2.J5K5, whole genome shotgun sequence genomic window, gACGAGAGAACGAAAGAGATGCAAATCACAATAACAATAACGAACTAACAACACCAACTGCCGCATTTCCATTTCCAATTTTTGGATCAAACGCATTCTATCTCGTGttcttcattttttctctttctttctttatttgtttcaCTCTCTGTACGTAACAAATTTTTCTTTGATGCATTCTCTCTGCTGCGTCGTGTGTCAAATAAAATTGCTACGTAACAATGACGACGATACCTCAAACAATGGAGGCTCTACGCCAGAGAGCCACGCTCGTCAAGGAATCGCTCCACAAGAGCCAGATCATCACCGACAACATGGTCTCCATCCTCGGCTCCTTCGACCACCGCCTCTCCGCCCTCGAAACCGCCATGCGTCCCACTCAGGTAACCGCTTTCTTGTTTTCATCTGCAATCGCTGAATTCAAATTGCAATGCAGCTGAAATCTCAATCTAGAAGTTCACGGAAACAATGCGATATTGGATTATTAGCTTCAATTTTTCGTGATTTTTATTCAGCTTcagtgtttttttcttttcttttaatttcttattttatttgtttttgtgtgTTGGTGCAAACGTGATTCTTCAGCTGGAGATTTTTTTCTTAGCTTGATGAAGTGATGCttagattttttttcctttttttttaaatttttgcttAGGTTTATTGCtaactttttttttacatttgtTGAGAAGTGAATGTGattatcttctttttcctttttccttttttttatagcTTGATAAAGTATTGTTCAGGATTTTTTAaacttatgttttttttttccttgtttgattattTGTTTGTTAGATTAAAACACATTCAATTCGAAGCGCACATGATAACATTGACAAGACTCTGAAGGCAGCAGAGGTGTTTTTGGTGCAATTCGAGCAAACTCGCAAGGTAGGTCTCACTATTGTGCCTTTGTTTTCAGTTCATTCATGCATGACCATGTAGCAGGGTGGAAGAGTTTCTTGATTAAAAATTGGTcaattcataatttagatgttaACCCCCAAAGACTAAGTTGTAATTTGATTATGTTCAGTGATTAAAATTGATACGCATTGATTTACAGCTAATGTTTCTACTTTCTATCATGTTGGTCTTCTTTAAATTATGTCTATAACTGAAATCCCAAGGCACTTTTAATGTTCAAAGTTAATTATTATTAGGCGGAGGCTAAAATACTCAGAGGGCCTCAAGAGGATCTGGAAAGCTATTTAGAAGCAGTTGATCAATTGAGAAACAATTTGAAATTCTTCAACAGCAAAAAGAGTTTCAAAGGCAGTGATGGTATCATCAACCATACCAACGGCTTGCTTGCTAAAGCTATCGCAAAGCTGGAAGACGAGTTCAGACTTCTGTTAACAAATTACAGGTTGGTCCTCTCATAATCTGATTTTTTTTAACCATATTTGCTAGCTTGATTGTTGTTATTCTCTCTGTCCATGTTCTTAAAGGAGGAGCATATCTTAGTGTTTTGTTTCTTGTTGATTTAGTTTGTTCAGTAAGCATTGAAGGTGAATTCTATGATTTCGTGATGGGAAAAGATTATCATTTTTTCACATGCAACTTAGTAAAAGCTAACCTGATTCCACACATTTATATCATTCTTGATGATCTAAATTTTACCAAACTGATTTCAATTTCAGCAAACCGGTGGAACCTGACCGCCTGTTTGACTGCATACCACACCGTCGACGATCGTCAACTTCTGGAAGGCAAAGTGATGCAAGCAAACTCGATCTTGATAAGCAAAGCGAGTCTGAGAAGCAAACAGAACCGGCTGTTTACACACTTCCAACCCTGATACCACCCAGAGTTATTCCTTTGCTACATGACTTAGCACAACAAATGGTCGAAGCTGGCCATCAACAACAGCTCTTTCGACTCTACAGGTAGCTGTGTTTCTTTCTGTTTAAGGAACATGTCTGCACAAAAAACTTCTTTCAacttcagatcgaatttaactgtATGTTGCAAATTTGTAGAGACACTCGTGCCCCTGTCTTGGAACAGAGTCTTAGGAAGTTAGGTGTAGAGAGGCTGAGTAAAGATGATGTTCAAAAAATGCAGTGGGAGGTTTTGGAGTCTAAGATTGGGAACTGGACTCATTTCATGAGGATTGCTGTAAGATATGAATATCAAATCTCTTTCTGATCTGTACTATTTATGTCCCTTGCATGCATCTTTCTAAATTTTCTTTGACAGGTTAAATTGTTGCTGACTGTGGAAAAGCAAATATGTGATCAAATATTTGATGGTTTTGAAAATATGAGAACTCAATGCTTTTCTGAAGTCACTGCTAGCAGTTTTGTCATGCTTCTTAGTTTCGGAGAGGCTGTTGCCAAAAGCAAGAGGTCATCTGAAAAACTATTTGTTACTCTAGACATGTATGAGACAATGAGAGAACTTCAACCTGAGGTATTGTTCAAGTTTATATTTCAGACAGcgcttttctttcctttctatatTCTTTATGTATTGTTTTCTTCTTATCACCTTGGGGGTGTATATGATGCAGCTTGAGACAATTTTTGAAGGTAAAGCCTGCACGGAATTGCGCGAAGCTTCTCTGTCCTTGACCAAGAGACTAGGTCAGACAGCCATGGAAACCTTCTGTGACTTTGAGGAACTTATTGAAAATGATGCTACTAAAACTGCTGTGCTTGATGGAACTGTCCATCCACTAACTAGCTATGTGATCAATTATGTTAAGTTTCTCTTTGAGTAAGTGTTCTTCTACCTTTCGTGTATCCCTTttcacaaaatataaataaaactacATGAATAAGTATTCATCACTTATATACCATTCACATTCTATGCTACTACTCCCAATTCAGTTAATCTCTGTTTCATTGTTGGTGCTGAATGTGGACAGTTATCAATCAACATTGAAGCAAATTTTTCGCGAGTTTGATCCCAATGACCCAGAAGGTCAGTTAGCAAACCTGACAACAAGGATTATGCAGGCTCTCCAGAATAACCTGGATGGAAAATCAAAACAATATAAAGATCCAGCTTTAACCCAATTGTTCCTTATGAATAATATCCATTACATAGTGAGATCCGTGAGAAGGTTGGTTATCGTGAACTTACCATTTTATATGGATTCATTGATGGAAGATTTACGCATTGTTTATCTCTCACAGGTCAGATGCAAAGGATATGTTGGGAGAGGACTGGGTGCAAATACATAGAAGAGTTGTGCAACAGCATGCAAATCAGTATAAAAGGATCTCATGGGCAAAGGTTTGTCTTTGAATTCAAATAAGAACACAAATTAAAGGTATCTACTTTAAGTTGTGTTCATAtaagttgatagttaaaaacagttagatgacaatttagtcaaatatgtCGTGTGAGTCTCCGTCTGTTCTTGTTTGTATTAACTAATGGTGTGATATATGATGGTGCAGATTGCTCAGTGCCTCACTGTGCAATCATCAGGCGGGGCTGACAGCACCGCTGGAGTTTCAAGAAATATGATTAAAGATAGGTTCAAGAGTTTCAACTCTCAAATTGAGGAGCTTTATTGGAGGCAATCTCAATGGACTGTTCCTGACAGTGAGTTGCGTGAATCTCTCAAACTGGCTATAATCGAAGTACTTTTACCTGCTTATAGATCTTTCCTCAAACGTTTTGGGTAAGCAAATTTTAACCCTTTTTTGCTTTTCTCTCTAATTATCTaactctatatatgtatatacatccTTCTCacgtatttataaaaaatttgaatctcTTAGGCCCATGCTTGAGAATGGGAAAAATCCTCAGAAGTACATAAGATACACACCAGAACAAATTGAAGAAATGTTGAATGGCTTTTTCGAGAGCAAGTCGTGGAATGATCAGAAGCGGTGATTAGAAAAATAGTTATAGAAACTTATTAGTCACTCCACTAACATGAATACAATATAATTCCATTATTGAAGAGTTATTACATGCTCCATGCATGTTTTTGTGGATTTCATTAATGATAAAAGTTAACGTGTAATATATATTTGTTCATCTGTTCTGATTGATAATGTTGAAGATGAAAGTTTTGGCACTAGAGTATAgcatgg contains:
- the LOC112720552 gene encoding exocyst complex component EXO70A1-like; the encoded protein is MTTIPQTMEALRQRATLVKESLHKSQIITDNMVSILGSFDHRLSALETAMRPTQIKTHSIRSAHDNIDKTLKAAEVFLVQFEQTRKAEAKILRGPQEDLESYLEAVDQLRNNLKFFNSKKSFKGSDGIINHTNGLLAKAIAKLEDEFRLLLTNYSKPVEPDRLFDCIPHRRRSSTSGRQSDASKLDLDKQSESEKQTEPAVYTLPTLIPPRVIPLLHDLAQQMVEAGHQQQLFRLYRDTRAPVLEQSLRKLGVERLSKDDVQKMQWEVLESKIGNWTHFMRIAVKLLLTVEKQICDQIFDGFENMRTQCFSEVTASSFVMLLSFGEAVAKSKRSSEKLFVTLDMYETMRELQPELETIFEGKACTELREASLSLTKRLGQTAMETFCDFEELIENDATKTAVLDGTVHPLTSYVINYVKFLFDYQSTLKQIFREFDPNDPEGQLANLTTRIMQALQNNLDGKSKQYKDPALTQLFLMNNIHYIVRSVRRSDAKDMLGEDWVQIHRRVVQQHANQYKRISWAKIAQCLTVQSSGGADSTAGVSRNMIKDRFKSFNSQIEELYWRQSQWTVPDSELRESLKLAIIEVLLPAYRSFLKRFGPMLENGKNPQKYIRYTPEQIEEMLNGFFESKSWNDQKR